Proteins from one bacterium genomic window:
- a CDS encoding HD domain-containing protein: MRQCTIRNLRTGMVLGRPVFDDQFRLLLAQGTELNLEYIARLQRYKFNFVYIQEEGTESIVAEDLLDLEDRQHLFHVYQRAVGGKPSNARSAMIPERAAPEVQAPPPTRLRMLKQASSSLLDNLLQSPIQHFYPSVKVAEKLHFHHSLDVAMLCIMIGIRLHYPFRELEALALAALLHDIGKSKLPESLSEKPGDQRTLSEEKQYREHASLGAELVSNDPMLPLSVGVAIYQHHENFDGSGFPEGIRGDPNPPFSERNKRGSIFRHAEVIAVANYFDNLVNGKTRTDPLTPLQAVEEITALAGTRFHPYVVTEAISIINVFPIGSLVRIKQTRQTDLLLYRGVVSKVFSEDLHHPEVLLLRNDRGHKLDRPLLVNLKDDSQARLECILEL; this comes from the coding sequence ATGCGACAGTGTACAATTCGTAATCTCCGCACCGGGATGGTGCTTGGCAGACCAGTATTTGACGATCAGTTCCGGCTATTGTTAGCGCAAGGGACCGAACTGAATCTTGAATACATCGCGCGTCTCCAACGCTACAAGTTTAACTTCGTGTACATTCAGGAAGAAGGTACCGAATCTATCGTTGCGGAAGATTTGCTCGACTTGGAAGATCGGCAACATCTCTTCCATGTGTATCAACGAGCAGTAGGAGGAAAGCCTTCTAACGCTCGTTCAGCTATGATACCCGAACGAGCAGCCCCTGAAGTACAGGCTCCTCCTCCCACCCGGCTACGGATGTTAAAGCAGGCTTCGTCTTCGCTATTGGATAATTTGTTACAATCACCCATTCAACACTTCTATCCCAGTGTGAAAGTTGCCGAGAAACTGCATTTTCACCACTCGCTCGATGTCGCCATGCTTTGTATCATGATTGGCATCCGACTGCATTACCCGTTCCGTGAATTGGAAGCGTTAGCATTAGCAGCCTTATTGCACGATATCGGAAAATCAAAACTGCCAGAGTCACTCTCCGAGAAGCCGGGTGACCAACGCACCCTTAGCGAAGAGAAACAATACCGGGAACACGCTTCACTTGGCGCTGAATTAGTAAGCAATGATCCGATGCTCCCGCTTAGTGTGGGGGTTGCAATATATCAGCATCATGAGAATTTCGATGGTAGTGGCTTTCCCGAAGGCATCCGCGGCGATCCCAACCCACCGTTCTCAGAACGGAACAAACGGGGATCGATTTTTCGCCATGCCGAAGTAATCGCAGTTGCTAACTATTTCGATAATTTGGTCAATGGCAAAACCCGCACCGATCCGTTAACACCTTTGCAAGCCGTTGAGGAAATAACTGCGCTCGCAGGTACTCGCTTTCATCCCTACGTCGTTACTGAAGCGATTTCAATTATCAATGTGTTCCCCATTGGCAGTTTAGTCCGGATCAAGCAAACCCGTCAAACCGACCTGTTGTTGTATCGTGGCGTCGTATCGAAAGTGTTTTCGGAGGATCTTCATCATCCGGAAGTTTTACTTTTACGGAATGACCGTGGTCATAAATTGGATCGGCCACTGCTGGTCAATTTAAAGGATGATTCACAGGCAAGGCTTGAATGTATACTTGAGTTATGA
- a CDS encoding DUF542 domain-containing protein — protein sequence MENSAIATFITQRPSRAEVFLALEIDYSVVGSQTLAEVCKAKGISVNEVLKRIVDHDQRTRHTEEFDWSKSTLRELVQHIEANHHQYLRTVLPKLFDQLQGVAQLYGKEHPEILELQKLFGAFRFAVEAHLLSEEKVLFPTIVALESGELQWQGDHSSSEEIKVRIREHDTSADDIKQMRQITNNFCAPDDTGESYRSVLDGLCQLEKDLHLHIHKENNILFPRASQLAMEQLKAGSHH from the coding sequence ATGGAAAACAGCGCTATCGCCACTTTCATAACCCAGCGCCCCAGTCGCGCCGAAGTCTTTCTTGCACTCGAAATCGATTACAGCGTAGTAGGTTCGCAGACTCTTGCAGAAGTATGTAAAGCAAAAGGTATTTCAGTGAACGAAGTGTTAAAACGGATTGTCGACCATGACCAGCGGACTCGACATACCGAGGAATTCGACTGGTCGAAATCTACCCTACGGGAGTTGGTTCAGCATATCGAAGCCAATCACCACCAATATTTGCGGACGGTACTTCCGAAGCTTTTCGATCAATTACAAGGAGTAGCCCAGCTTTACGGCAAAGAACATCCGGAAATCCTTGAGTTGCAGAAGCTGTTCGGAGCTTTCCGGTTTGCTGTTGAAGCGCACCTCTTAAGCGAAGAGAAAGTGCTGTTTCCGACGATTGTTGCTTTAGAAAGTGGCGAGTTACAGTGGCAGGGTGATCACTCATCGAGCGAAGAAATAAAAGTCCGAATCCGGGAACATGATACTTCAGCCGACGATATCAAACAAATGCGACAAATCACGAATAATTTTTGTGCCCCCGACGATACTGGTGAAAGTTACCGCAGTGTTCTCGATGGACTTTGCCAGTTAGAAAAAGATTTGCATCTACACATCCATAAAGAGAATAACATACTCTTTCCCCGAGCGAGTCAGTTGGCAATGGAGCAACTGAAAGCCGGTTCACATCATTGA
- a CDS encoding YceI family protein, with protein sequence MKFIGKTTIALVAAFVISGGAAAAEWEVDLAHSSVGFAVKHMMVSTVRGSFNKYEAKVIFDDAKPEALQVEAKIDVNSIDTRNAQRDAHLKSADFFEAEKHPQMIFKSKSAKSLGGGKYEVTGDLTMRGVTRQIVLKGEGFTPILDTPWGKKVTAARATALINREDFGLTYNKALETGGFVVGKEVTIELELELTKKNG encoded by the coding sequence ATGAAATTCATCGGAAAAACAACAATTGCTCTTGTCGCAGCGTTTGTAATCAGCGGTGGGGCGGCTGCAGCTGAATGGGAAGTCGATCTCGCGCATTCCAGCGTTGGTTTTGCTGTCAAACACATGATGGTCTCGACAGTGAGAGGTAGCTTTAACAAGTACGAAGCAAAAGTCATTTTCGACGATGCGAAACCGGAAGCGTTACAAGTGGAGGCAAAGATAGATGTTAATTCGATCGATACCCGCAATGCCCAGCGGGATGCCCATCTGAAGAGTGCTGATTTCTTCGAAGCGGAAAAACATCCACAAATGATATTTAAGTCGAAATCTGCGAAGTCGTTGGGAGGAGGCAAGTACGAAGTAACAGGTGATTTGACCATGCGTGGTGTTACCCGCCAGATCGTGCTGAAGGGGGAAGGTTTTACTCCAATACTTGATACTCCCTGGGGCAAAAAGGTAACCGCAGCACGAGCAACGGCACTTATCAATCGAGAAGATTTCGGTTTGACTTACAACAAAGCGTTGGAGACTGGTGGTTTTGTGGTGGGGAAGGAAGTAACGATTGAGTTGGAGCTCGAGTTAACGAAAAAGAATGGATAA
- a CDS encoding T9SS type A sorting domain-containing protein, whose protein sequence is MMKTVSTLFRAITTRSIFFWVLAFITFDSPAHAQDSLNIRLASQYMYWDTAIDIVKRGSISAIATGPTGVVFAELLNNTISQTGSIQTQGNAEGLSYANGLLVVCEGVNGIEIFGWNDTSPVTLLSNISLPTTQSYCSAIKDTILVIGTLDGLYTYSIADPVNPAPIGHITLNVNVRAIAIRDTIAVLSVSSPGLLIINLADPVNLPTISSLESTSSVMSSAWIDSTHIICAESNRVRTISLENPASPQVLGQATMLGTATSVTVRDTVAYVSSQSAGLRVVGLSNLMAPSILGGGLTQSGARKAVLEGQLAFVADGQYGFSVVDVSSPTTPLLFASYDPPARMEAIAKIGDYAYIGSFGKGLRIVDVSNRYAPIEVNSVFSDRYPIDLTTIGNTIYSLASYRDRALQIVDVAAPQNPQLLGSFPLSFDAYGFDAKDGYGFIAYGTYGLRVVSVPTNPTLIRSIDTIGFTRDIEIVDSTAFIAVDGGKLLVWNVADPMQPRQIFSYTFTGHPQSIAVSGQFCFVVDSDSGLRVFSADQTERQQIATIPIPNLLSIAVSGYHVYAACGYDGLKVYSLHNPFDPRLVGYYDTRGAVLEITVEDGFAYVADRTSLSIFDCNEAVSVEEETSNRQLPNNIALLSAYPNPFNASTTVTFSLPHTAPVRIQLFNVTGQLLETLSDSYREAGTHSFSFSGNNLAAGTYIIAAQLGNEQVSKKIVLLK, encoded by the coding sequence ATGATGAAAACCGTTTCAACTTTGTTTCGAGCAATCACCACCCGTAGTATCTTCTTTTGGGTTCTTGCTTTCATAACATTTGATTCACCGGCACATGCCCAGGATAGTCTCAACATTCGCTTAGCTTCCCAATACATGTATTGGGATACTGCGATTGACATCGTTAAGCGAGGTTCCATTTCGGCGATTGCTACCGGACCTACCGGGGTTGTTTTTGCTGAATTGCTGAATAATACTATCTCACAGACTGGATCAATCCAGACGCAAGGGAACGCTGAAGGGCTTAGTTATGCGAACGGTTTATTAGTTGTCTGTGAAGGGGTCAACGGCATAGAAATCTTCGGTTGGAACGACACGTCGCCAGTAACGTTGCTATCTAATATTTCCCTACCTACTACACAATCGTACTGCTCGGCAATCAAAGACACAATTTTAGTGATCGGAACACTTGATGGGCTCTATACCTATTCCATCGCCGATCCAGTGAATCCAGCACCCATTGGTCATATTACTCTAAATGTCAATGTTCGAGCAATCGCGATACGCGATACTATCGCCGTGCTATCAGTTAGTTCTCCTGGACTACTCATCATCAACCTTGCCGACCCGGTAAACCTTCCCACAATTAGCTCACTCGAATCTACTAGTTCGGTCATGAGTTCCGCTTGGATCGATTCGACCCACATTATCTGCGCCGAATCCAATCGGGTACGAACCATCTCGCTGGAAAATCCGGCGTCACCACAAGTACTCGGACAAGCGACCATGTTGGGAACTGCGACTTCAGTCACCGTTCGTGATACCGTTGCCTATGTCAGTTCTCAGTCGGCAGGGCTGCGAGTCGTTGGGTTGTCCAATCTCATGGCACCATCGATTCTGGGAGGCGGTTTGACGCAATCTGGCGCTCGAAAAGCAGTTCTGGAGGGTCAATTAGCGTTTGTTGCCGATGGTCAATATGGTTTTAGTGTGGTGGATGTATCCTCGCCGACAACACCATTACTGTTTGCGTCATACGATCCACCGGCTCGGATGGAAGCAATTGCAAAAATTGGTGATTATGCTTATATCGGATCGTTTGGAAAAGGATTGCGGATTGTAGACGTTTCTAATCGCTATGCACCGATCGAAGTAAATTCAGTTTTCTCGGATCGATATCCAATTGATCTTACCACAATCGGAAATACAATCTACTCGTTAGCATCCTATCGTGATCGTGCCTTACAAATTGTTGATGTTGCAGCACCGCAGAACCCACAATTGTTAGGTTCGTTTCCCCTTTCCTTCGATGCCTATGGGTTTGATGCGAAAGATGGCTACGGATTCATTGCTTACGGAACCTATGGATTACGGGTGGTTAGCGTTCCCACGAATCCTACCCTGATCCGTTCCATTGATACGATTGGCTTTACCCGCGATATCGAAATCGTCGATAGCACCGCATTCATTGCGGTCGATGGCGGAAAGCTACTCGTTTGGAATGTAGCAGACCCGATGCAGCCACGGCAGATTTTTTCCTATACGTTTACCGGACACCCGCAATCGATTGCGGTTTCGGGACAGTTTTGCTTTGTCGTCGACAGTGACTCAGGGTTACGGGTGTTTAGTGCCGATCAGACCGAACGTCAGCAAATCGCAACAATTCCTATACCGAATCTTTTATCGATTGCCGTATCCGGTTATCATGTATATGCTGCTTGTGGGTATGACGGGCTAAAAGTGTACTCGCTACATAATCCGTTCGATCCCCGTTTGGTCGGGTACTACGATACGCGTGGCGCTGTTTTGGAGATAACAGTCGAAGATGGTTTTGCCTATGTTGCTGACCGAACCAGTCTCAGTATCTTCGATTGCAATGAAGCGGTATCGGTAGAAGAAGAAACTTCGAATCGTCAATTACCAAACAACATTGCGCTGTTATCTGCTTATCCAAATCCGTTCAACGCATCTACAACCGTCACATTTTCCCTGCCGCATACAGCGCCGGTGAGAATTCAGTTGTTTAATGTTACTGGACAACTCCTCGAAACATTGTCGGATAGCTACCGGGAAGCCGGAACGCATTCCTTCTCGTTCAGTGGAAATAATCTTGCGGCGGGAACATATATCATCGCCGCTCAGCTTGGGAATGAGCAGGTAAGCAAGAAAATTGTTCTTCTGAAGTAG
- the rlmB gene encoding 23S rRNA (guanosine(2251)-2'-O)-methyltransferase RlmB: protein MSTESNNNENIIEQREGWVFGRQPLLEALAAKKTVERIYLADESHGDIIQEIRDAAKGVCPVDLIPRAALDRYSNGIRHQGVAARLASVETIPLDHWLTQLTNGKPVTALMLDGIEDPGNLGAILRSAAVFGADGVIVGERHNAPLSPATAKASAGGMFHVPIVRAKHLNHAIDILKANGFWVFALAEESEQSIIDLELPERIVWVIGGEGSGVSQSLRKVCDAVTAIPSPGALKSLNASVAAAIALYTALTAREAPLE, encoded by the coding sequence ATGTCGACCGAGTCGAATAATAATGAAAATATAATCGAGCAACGCGAAGGCTGGGTGTTTGGACGCCAACCATTGCTGGAAGCGTTAGCAGCGAAAAAAACGGTCGAACGGATTTACCTTGCTGATGAATCGCACGGTGACATTATTCAAGAGATTCGAGATGCGGCAAAAGGCGTTTGCCCAGTCGATTTGATTCCCCGAGCTGCATTAGACCGCTACTCCAACGGCATTCGTCATCAAGGGGTTGCCGCCCGACTGGCTTCAGTGGAAACCATTCCCCTTGATCACTGGTTGACACAACTTACTAACGGGAAACCGGTAACGGCATTGATGTTGGATGGGATTGAAGATCCTGGAAATTTGGGTGCGATACTTCGTTCAGCAGCAGTGTTTGGCGCCGATGGGGTGATTGTTGGTGAACGTCATAATGCGCCGCTTTCACCTGCCACTGCCAAAGCTTCGGCTGGCGGTATGTTCCATGTTCCCATTGTTCGTGCTAAGCATTTAAATCACGCGATTGATATACTCAAAGCGAACGGGTTTTGGGTATTTGCCTTAGCTGAGGAATCGGAACAATCGATAATCGATTTAGAACTGCCGGAACGAATCGTTTGGGTCATTGGTGGCGAAGGGAGTGGAGTGTCGCAAAGCCTACGAAAAGTTTGCGACGCCGTCACGGCAATTCCGTCGCCCGGTGCGCTGAAAAGTTTGAATGCATCGGTTGCTGCCGCTATTGCGCTTTACACCGCATTAACAGCACGGGAAGCACCACTCGAATAA
- a CDS encoding AI-2E family transporter, with amino-acid sequence MNDSSDKLPYWLNAAILTIAGAGLFAAFLYGLRSILGVPISYMALLILLWPYRSYAAVVSILRTVTVLFLIYVVWLIKPLFPTAIISILLVVVLRAPVNALCRRGIKRGIAAPFVLVSTISLLGIILAIILPAIFDQTEIFAKLLPVYYERIHTKLLEEWLPYLQSIPLLQQFDFELFKEKLPQLAQKALLQFANLGEILVKQTGNIVNQLLNLLLVPIVTLYLLLDSRTISQRLFAQLPEPTKSSWMAYGERVSEILSRWLRGQLLIAAFIGSATGIGLAIIGVNYALTIAVLTMLLAFVPYIGILLSLILAILLGLTGGGGLFVIVKIVVLYGIIQFLEGNFLTPRIMGKAVGMSDLMTMITLAIGAQLFGLFGLIFAVPVTAIGTILFREWWNAEFRKGSNVDRVE; translated from the coding sequence ATGAACGATAGCTCAGATAAATTACCCTATTGGCTAAATGCTGCAATCTTAACGATTGCCGGAGCAGGATTGTTCGCAGCATTTTTGTATGGATTGCGTTCGATTCTTGGTGTTCCAATCAGCTATATGGCGCTTCTAATCTTGCTGTGGCCCTATCGGAGCTATGCTGCGGTGGTTTCAATTCTGCGAACTGTCACTGTTTTGTTTTTGATATATGTCGTTTGGCTGATCAAGCCATTATTCCCAACCGCGATAATTAGTATACTATTGGTAGTCGTTCTGCGAGCACCCGTTAATGCACTCTGCCGACGAGGGATAAAACGGGGAATTGCCGCTCCATTCGTTTTAGTGTCAACTATTTCCTTGTTGGGAATCATACTTGCGATTATCCTGCCAGCGATTTTTGATCAAACGGAGATCTTCGCGAAACTATTGCCAGTGTACTATGAGCGAATCCATACAAAGCTGCTGGAAGAATGGCTTCCCTATCTACAGAGCATCCCGTTGCTCCAGCAGTTTGACTTTGAGTTGTTTAAGGAAAAGCTTCCCCAATTAGCACAAAAAGCGTTGCTTCAGTTTGCCAATCTTGGTGAAATTCTCGTGAAGCAAACTGGGAACATTGTGAACCAGCTATTGAACTTGTTGCTGGTACCGATAGTTACTCTTTATCTACTACTGGATTCTCGCACCATTTCGCAACGGTTGTTTGCCCAGTTACCCGAACCGACAAAGAGTAGTTGGATGGCTTATGGTGAGCGGGTAAGTGAGATTCTTTCACGGTGGTTACGCGGCCAACTACTCATCGCCGCATTCATCGGGAGTGCGACCGGAATTGGGTTAGCGATAATTGGAGTAAACTACGCGTTGACGATTGCTGTACTGACGATGCTATTGGCATTCGTTCCATATATCGGGATTTTACTAAGTTTGATTCTCGCCATCCTGCTTGGTCTTACCGGCGGCGGCGGGTTGTTCGTAATTGTGAAAATCGTTGTACTGTATGGAATAATCCAGTTTCTCGAAGGGAATTTTCTCACGCCTCGGATTATGGGAAAAGCGGTTGGGATGTCCGACTTAATGACGATGATTACGTTGGCGATCGGTGCACAACTGTTTGGTTTGTTTGGTTTGATCTTTGCCGTACCGGTAACGGCGATTGGTACTATTCTCTTCCGGGAATGGTGGAACGCCGAGTTTAGAAAGGGATCGAATGTCGACCGAGTCGAATAA